The proteins below are encoded in one region of Amycolatopsis acidiphila:
- a CDS encoding aromatic ring-hydroxylating oxygenase subunit alpha, translated as MTVKDLSTASAASSRIGDLVDVDSGVISRDIFVNEQIHKLELEHLFPRAWLFVGHASQVPNPGDFFSSWMGSDPVLMTRATNGDVYVLLNSCRHRGMRVCRYDEGNTMQFTCPYHAWSYSMDGSLVDVPGDLHGVPHMKSAYHGRLEKDKWGLVRCPRVHNYKGLIFASWDEDAPAFLDYVGDFRFWLDNLADAFDGRAGETEVFRGVLKWRIRSNWKFVSENFLGDTYHGASTHASVEAVGIGPGGRGNRRHGERQNQGGFSKGRMKTSFRLGHGASDNLDYEIPYPEFAEPDLTEYFERAWDVRAEKLRAEGRALGGRGPATLFPNMSFAAGFPRSILVAHPISATETEVWRWFLVDKDAPDFVRDWLREYYMRYGGPAGMTEQDDMENWDYATQASLGVVARRYPYNYQQGLGEERLSDLDGAVHSDHAIAGEVNARAFYRRWAEFVDNMSWPELMNVAAVDDRVAKIMERASEVEA; from the coding sequence ATGACGGTGAAGGACCTAAGCACCGCCTCGGCGGCATCATCCCGAATCGGCGACCTGGTCGATGTCGACAGCGGTGTCATCAGCCGCGACATCTTCGTCAACGAGCAGATCCACAAATTGGAACTGGAACATCTCTTCCCGAGAGCCTGGCTCTTTGTCGGCCATGCCAGCCAGGTGCCCAACCCCGGGGATTTCTTCAGCTCTTGGATGGGCTCCGACCCGGTACTCATGACCCGTGCCACCAACGGCGATGTCTACGTTCTGCTGAACTCCTGCCGTCACCGCGGTATGCGGGTTTGCCGGTACGACGAGGGCAACACGATGCAGTTCACCTGCCCATACCACGCGTGGTCGTACTCGATGGACGGATCGCTGGTGGACGTCCCCGGCGATCTCCACGGCGTACCGCATATGAAATCGGCCTACCACGGTCGGCTCGAGAAGGACAAGTGGGGACTTGTCCGATGCCCCCGGGTGCACAACTACAAGGGCCTCATCTTCGCATCGTGGGACGAGGACGCACCGGCGTTCCTCGACTACGTCGGTGACTTCCGCTTCTGGCTGGACAACCTCGCGGACGCGTTCGACGGACGTGCGGGCGAGACCGAAGTATTCCGTGGCGTGCTGAAGTGGCGCATCCGCTCCAATTGGAAGTTCGTATCCGAGAACTTCCTGGGTGATACCTACCATGGCGCGTCGACCCACGCCTCGGTCGAGGCGGTCGGGATCGGTCCCGGCGGCCGGGGAAATCGCCGGCACGGTGAGCGTCAGAACCAGGGCGGATTCTCCAAAGGGCGTATGAAGACCTCCTTCCGTCTCGGTCACGGTGCGTCAGACAATCTCGACTACGAGATTCCCTATCCCGAGTTCGCCGAGCCGGATCTGACCGAGTACTTCGAGCGAGCATGGGACGTCCGCGCGGAGAAACTCCGCGCCGAGGGCCGGGCACTTGGCGGACGCGGCCCGGCGACGCTTTTCCCGAATATGTCGTTCGCCGCGGGTTTCCCGCGCTCGATCCTGGTCGCCCATCCGATCAGCGCCACCGAGACCGAGGTGTGGCGCTGGTTCCTCGTGGACAAGGATGCTCCGGATTTCGTCCGTGATTGGCTGCGCGAGTACTACATGCGCTACGGCGGCCCCGCGGGCATGACCGAGCAGGACGATATGGAGAACTGGGACTACGCGACCCAGGCAAGCCTGGGCGTGGTCGCCCGCCGCTACCCGTACAACTACCAACAGGGGCTTGGCGAGGAACGGCTGAGCGATCTCGACGGCGCGGTGCACTCCGACCACGCCATCGCCGGCGAGGTCAACGCGCGAGCGTTCTACCGCCGATGGGCCGAGTTCGTCGACAACATGTCGTGGCCCGAGCTGATGAACGTGGCCGCTGTCGACGACCGGGTCGCCAAGATCATGGAGCGCGCGAGCGAGGTGGAGGCATGA
- a CDS encoding 3-phenylpropionate/cinnamic acid dioxygenase subunit beta: MTVPTQSAQPTGMRRAELLSDISEFLYYEADLLDERRYEEWLDLLADDYHYSVPLRMNVMYNDVAAREETKHGSEVCWFDEPKTTVENRVQQLLTGVHWAEEPVSRVSHIVTNLRIVEVSGDEVEVSARFFVYRNRVADETDFFVGRRRDWLRRTERGWKVFRRVLHLDQSVLMAKNLSVFL; the protein is encoded by the coding sequence ATGACCGTCCCGACGCAGAGCGCCCAGCCGACCGGTATGCGGCGCGCGGAACTGCTCAGTGACATCAGCGAGTTCCTCTATTACGAGGCTGACCTCCTTGACGAGCGCCGCTATGAGGAATGGCTGGACCTGCTCGCGGACGACTACCATTATTCGGTCCCGCTCCGCATGAATGTCATGTACAACGACGTGGCGGCGCGCGAGGAGACAAAACACGGATCCGAGGTGTGCTGGTTCGACGAACCGAAGACCACGGTGGAAAACCGCGTCCAGCAGCTGCTGACCGGCGTGCACTGGGCCGAGGAGCCCGTATCGCGTGTCTCGCACATCGTGACCAACCTGCGGATCGTAGAAGTATCCGGAGATGAAGTCGAAGTCAGCGCTCGATTTTTCGTCTACCGTAATCGGGTGGCCGACGAGACCGACTTTTTCGTCGGGCGTCGTCGCGATTGGCTGCGGCGTACCGAGCGGGGCTGGAAGGTTTTCCGGCGAGTACTACACCTTGACCAGTCCGTGTTGATGGCGAAGAACCTCTCCGTCTTCCTCTGA
- a CDS encoding NAD(P)-dependent oxidoreductase encodes MSWTGIDGTRTVGVIGLGGMGTALSRELLRANYAVVVHDRRTERVEEIAAAGADVADSAARLAEKCRLVITFLPGPAEVEQVLVHDAASVLSRARAGTIVLDMSTCGPDTATRVGAAFDAAGCVFLDCPVSRKAPEMTVLIGGEPGVLGAAETVLADVSRTLVYCGHRGAGYATKLLNQHVKYAWYLAASEALLIAREWGLDAPTVAGAIEQCSGGDSGLDTAAEFFRGDTSQMATHAPASTIHKDMRLVERLAVASSISSPTADVVADFFERVAETSYFERPYPESTELLACLRRQRPSSDVRKGGAESRSRSTSA; translated from the coding sequence ATGAGTTGGACTGGCATCGACGGCACTCGGACTGTCGGCGTGATAGGGCTTGGCGGTATGGGCACGGCGTTATCCCGGGAATTGCTCCGGGCGAACTACGCGGTCGTCGTCCACGATCGCCGGACGGAACGGGTAGAGGAAATTGCCGCGGCGGGCGCGGACGTCGCCGATAGCGCCGCACGGCTCGCCGAGAAGTGCCGGCTTGTCATCACATTCCTGCCCGGCCCCGCGGAGGTCGAGCAGGTATTGGTGCACGACGCGGCGAGTGTCCTGTCCCGAGCCCGCGCGGGCACGATCGTGCTGGACATGTCGACGTGTGGTCCAGACACCGCCACCCGGGTCGGTGCCGCATTCGACGCCGCGGGCTGCGTTTTCCTCGACTGCCCCGTGAGTCGTAAGGCGCCGGAAATGACCGTGCTCATCGGTGGCGAGCCGGGTGTTCTCGGTGCGGCGGAGACCGTACTGGCCGACGTGTCGCGGACGCTCGTGTATTGCGGGCATCGAGGCGCGGGGTATGCGACGAAGTTGCTCAATCAACACGTGAAGTACGCCTGGTATCTCGCCGCGTCCGAGGCTCTGTTAATTGCCCGGGAATGGGGCCTCGATGCCCCGACGGTCGCGGGGGCAATCGAGCAATGCAGCGGAGGCGACTCCGGACTGGACACGGCCGCCGAGTTCTTTCGGGGCGACACCAGCCAGATGGCGACCCACGCACCAGCCAGCACGATCCACAAGGACATGCGACTGGTCGAGCGGCTGGCCGTAGCGAGTTCCATTTCCAGTCCGACCGCCGACGTCGTGGCCGACTTTTTTGAACGAGTCGCGGAGACATCGTATTTCGAGCGCCCGTACCCCGAAAGCACCGAACTACTCGCGTGCCTGCGCCGGCAGCGCCCGAGTAGTGACGTCAGGAAAGGGGGCGCCGAATCTCGGTCGCGATCCACCTCCGCCTGA
- a CDS encoding MFS transporter, whose protein sequence is MIDKTGAGVIAADGGFLSALHLHGKESLIGFLTTATLLFYGASMPVWGILIDKFGAKRCAVTGLVFWAVSTTIAALAPNYGVLVVGRALLGVSEGFLWPLSNALTARWFPRSERSRAKSIWIGAINLGFAVAAYLINAAITLTNWRGAFFLLTILALVVCVPVALLLLKDDPTKVRRMTAAERAFIAADSTDVKLTRDQKRSQLLTWPYFIMIIGWIANNIGVYGLASWFPSYLKDVQHVGKSTASAFVALAFVLCIVVSPIVAVWMDRRGRKAIFSVVGFSLAAVLLVLCRVIPSADFQLAAVIIAIVGIEGMTTLAGQGVLHSMAPERRMGRAAGVMIGVGNFVGAFGATVMGAFIHAGGYPAAFGFLIGTFAVGAACAFSLHRLRY, encoded by the coding sequence ATGATCGACAAGACCGGCGCGGGTGTCATCGCCGCCGACGGTGGCTTCCTTTCGGCCCTTCATCTCCACGGTAAAGAGAGCCTGATCGGCTTCCTCACCACCGCCACGCTCTTGTTTTACGGGGCGTCGATGCCGGTCTGGGGTATTCTGATCGACAAGTTCGGCGCCAAGCGTTGCGCGGTCACCGGTCTTGTCTTCTGGGCCGTCAGTACGACGATAGCCGCATTGGCGCCCAACTACGGCGTCCTGGTGGTGGGCCGGGCCCTGCTCGGTGTCTCCGAAGGTTTTCTCTGGCCACTGTCGAACGCCCTCACGGCCCGCTGGTTCCCACGCTCGGAGCGGTCCAGGGCCAAGTCGATATGGATCGGCGCGATCAATCTCGGATTCGCGGTCGCCGCCTATCTGATCAACGCGGCCATTACGCTGACGAACTGGCGGGGTGCCTTCTTCCTGCTGACCATTCTCGCCCTCGTGGTCTGCGTCCCGGTCGCGTTGCTGCTGCTCAAGGACGACCCGACAAAGGTCAGGCGCATGACCGCCGCGGAGCGAGCGTTCATCGCCGCTGACAGTACGGATGTCAAGCTCACTCGCGACCAGAAGCGCAGTCAGCTCCTCACCTGGCCGTATTTCATCATGATCATCGGCTGGATCGCCAACAACATCGGCGTATACGGGCTCGCGAGCTGGTTCCCGTCCTATCTCAAGGACGTACAGCACGTGGGGAAGAGCACCGCGAGCGCTTTCGTCGCACTCGCATTCGTGCTCTGCATCGTCGTCTCGCCGATCGTGGCCGTATGGATGGACCGCCGCGGCCGCAAGGCCATCTTCTCTGTTGTGGGCTTCTCCCTCGCGGCCGTCCTTCTCGTGCTCTGTCGGGTCATTCCCTCGGCGGATTTCCAACTTGCGGCAGTCATCATCGCGATCGTCGGCATCGAGGGCATGACCACACTTGCCGGCCAGGGCGTGCTGCACTCGATGGCACCCGAGCGGCGCATGGGCCGGGCGGCAGGCGTGATGATCGGCGTCGGGAACTTCGTCGGTGCCTTCGGCGCGACGGTCATGGGCGCCTTCATCCATGCCGGCGGCTACCCTGCGGCATTCGGATTCTTGATCGGCACGTTCGCGGTGGGCGCCGCCTGCGCGTTTTCACTGCACCGGCTCCGGTACTGA
- a CDS encoding class II aldolase/adducin family protein, whose amino-acid sequence MASDVSASADDASGEAAARSIVATACRALAHQGLAADILGHVSKRADADSMWVRCRGPQERGLLFTLPDDVRRVPIVGAAELPDGYAVPNELPIHTEIMRARPEVQSVVHVHPPAVVAADLAGLELRPIVGAFNIPAMRLAQDGIPVYPRSVLIRRPELGRAVSDVLGTKPVCVLRGHGIVATGSTVQQAVVRALNVEALARLTLDAGAHGSPDVLSPEDVAELPDLGSTFNDQFLWQSLLAKLEHDGLAV is encoded by the coding sequence ATGGCCAGCGACGTGTCCGCTTCCGCGGACGACGCCTCGGGAGAGGCCGCCGCTCGCAGCATCGTCGCCACGGCGTGCAGGGCGCTTGCTCATCAGGGGCTGGCGGCCGACATCCTCGGGCATGTCAGCAAGCGCGCGGATGCCGACAGCATGTGGGTGAGGTGCCGCGGCCCGCAGGAGCGCGGGCTCCTCTTTACTCTGCCGGACGACGTCCGACGCGTGCCGATCGTCGGCGCGGCCGAGCTGCCCGACGGATACGCGGTACCCAACGAGCTACCGATCCACACCGAGATCATGCGGGCTCGGCCGGAGGTACAATCCGTCGTCCACGTCCACCCGCCCGCGGTTGTGGCCGCCGATCTCGCGGGCTTGGAACTGCGACCCATCGTCGGCGCGTTCAACATCCCGGCGATGCGCCTCGCGCAGGACGGGATCCCCGTCTACCCGCGCAGCGTGCTGATCCGTCGGCCCGAACTCGGGCGTGCGGTCTCCGACGTCCTCGGCACGAAGCCGGTTTGCGTGCTGCGAGGTCACGGGATCGTCGCCACCGGTTCGACAGTGCAGCAAGCTGTGGTCCGAGCGCTCAACGTCGAAGCCCTCGCACGCCTCACGCTCGACGCGGGCGCGCACGGCAGCCCGGACGTCCTCTCCCCGGAGGACGTCGCCGAGCTCCCAGATCTCGGCTCAACGTTCAACGACCAGTTCCTCTGGCAAAGCCTGCTAGCAAAGCTCGAGCACGACGGCCTCGCCGTTTGA
- a CDS encoding DUF5655 domain-containing protein, with protein MKLFRISHGKAEELAGSSVALERQLQRTIEANMETLFGVRFLATEYSTGPQHRGRIDSLGIDETGSPVIFEYKRSRDENVINQGLFYLDGLLDHRAEFQLLVMNRRGAAEADQIDWSNPRLVCVAGDFTRYDEYAVRQNNRNIELVRYRDFNGELLALELLTSVTTTGPAGNVERAKPESVTTGETTVLEYLAKAPDGLKNLYDDLDSQLTAYGDDVQKTARKNYFAYKRLKNFACVEVHPQSRALLVYLKVNPDSIDLEDGFSRDVRNIGHFGTGSLELRIRTPEDLLRAEPYLRTSYDAS; from the coding sequence TTGAAGCTCTTCCGCATCAGTCACGGGAAGGCCGAGGAGCTGGCCGGCAGCTCGGTGGCGCTGGAGCGTCAACTCCAGCGCACGATCGAGGCCAATATGGAGACGTTGTTCGGGGTGCGCTTTCTCGCCACCGAATATTCGACCGGACCGCAGCACCGAGGCCGTATCGACTCGCTCGGGATAGACGAAACCGGTTCGCCGGTCATCTTCGAATACAAACGCTCCCGGGACGAGAACGTCATCAACCAGGGCTTGTTCTACCTCGACGGGTTACTCGACCACCGGGCCGAGTTTCAGCTCCTGGTCATGAACCGGCGTGGGGCGGCAGAAGCCGACCAGATCGACTGGAGCAACCCCAGACTGGTCTGTGTTGCCGGAGACTTCACCCGGTACGACGAGTACGCCGTCCGGCAGAACAACCGCAACATCGAACTGGTCCGCTATCGGGACTTCAATGGTGAGCTTCTGGCGCTCGAACTGCTCACGTCCGTCACCACCACAGGGCCCGCAGGAAATGTCGAACGCGCGAAACCAGAATCAGTCACCACCGGCGAGACAACTGTCCTCGAATATCTGGCCAAGGCGCCGGACGGCCTCAAGAACCTTTATGACGACCTCGATTCGCAGCTCACCGCCTATGGTGACGACGTTCAGAAGACCGCCCGCAAGAACTACTTCGCCTACAAGCGGCTCAAGAACTTCGCCTGCGTCGAGGTGCATCCCCAGAGCCGAGCACTGCTCGTCTATCTCAAGGTCAACCCGGACTCGATAGATCTCGAGGACGGGTTTTCACGCGACGTGCGGAACATCGGGCACTTCGGCACCGGCAGCTTGGAACTACGCATCAGAACACCTGAGGACCTGCTCAGGGCCGAGCCCTACCTGCGGACGAGCTATGACGCAAGCTGA
- a CDS encoding helix-turn-helix transcriptional regulator, with protein MTALGVSYLGDRAHHERFARDLADAGSSLHWTGAARADIVLLDQHAPNRLSSCLVTSAVFLVACPSDEPLEALPPGVRGVLNCAGATSAQLLAAAAEVSSLLGPRQTGPLLTSMEIDVLSCAAAGMTIEATAQRLDITASGGRSVLNSAKRKLGARTRANAVALAFRHGLVR; from the coding sequence GTGACCGCACTCGGAGTGAGCTACCTCGGTGACCGCGCTCATCACGAACGGTTCGCCCGCGATCTCGCGGATGCCGGTTCGTCGCTGCACTGGACGGGCGCGGCCAGAGCCGACATCGTCCTGCTCGACCAGCATGCACCGAACCGATTGTCGTCGTGCCTGGTCACCAGCGCTGTCTTCCTCGTGGCCTGCCCGTCGGACGAGCCGCTGGAAGCGCTTCCTCCCGGGGTGCGCGGGGTGCTCAACTGCGCCGGCGCCACGTCGGCGCAGTTGCTCGCCGCGGCGGCGGAGGTCAGCTCGCTGCTCGGTCCACGGCAGACGGGACCGCTGCTGACCTCGATGGAGATCGACGTGCTCTCCTGCGCCGCCGCGGGGATGACCATCGAGGCGACCGCCCAGCGACTGGACATCACGGCGAGCGGCGGGCGCTCGGTGCTGAACTCGGCCAAGCGCAAGCTCGGTGCCCGCACCAGGGCGAACGCCGTCGCGTTGGCCTTCCGGCACGGGCTGGTCCGCTGA
- the valS gene encoding valine--tRNA ligase, whose protein sequence is MSETTPNVPDRPALDGLDAKWADQWEQTGVYRFRAPGERAAVFSIDTPPPTVSGSLHVGHVFSYTHTDIVARFQRMRGKRVFYPMGWDDNGLPTERRVQNYYGVRCEPSLPYDPEFVAPEPMVKKGERPVQNVSRRNFIELCELLTAEDEKAFEETWKRLGLSVDWSRTYTTIGRHAQRVSQRAFLRLLARDEAYQAEAPTLWDVGFRTAVAQAELEDREHAGAWHRIAFHKADGEPVYIETTRPELLPACVALIAHPDDERYRNLFGKTVTSPVFGVEVPVVAHPAAEMDRGAGIAMCCTFGDLTDVQWWRELKLPTRTIIGRDGRILADPPPGLDNEPGRKSYAELAGATVHTARERVVGMLRDSGDLEGEPRKTVRPVKFYEKGDKPLEIVSSRQWFIKSIEHQEQMLRRGAELQWHPAYMKARYDDWVRGLNGDWLVSRQRFFGVPFPVWYSLDEAGEPNYDAPIVPGEDILPIDPSSDTPPGYTADQRDRPGGFTGDPDVMDTWATSSLSPQIACGWEEDPELFAQTFPMDLRPQAHDIIRTWLFATVLRAQLENDSLPWYHAAISGWILDPDRKKMSKSKGNVVTPVGLLEQFSPDAVRYWAANGRPGTDTAFDQGQMKIGRRLATKLLNASKFALSFPEPAAGASITEALDQAMLAALDDVIRQATEALEGFEYTTALERIERFFWFFCDDYLELIKQRAYDEDGGAATQSARLALRKALSSLQRLFAPFLPYSTEEAWSWWHDESVHTSEWPVPAGAVDGSPEVITLASTAISAIRKAKSDAKRSMRSPVERVRIAGPAGQVETLNSIGGDLRAAGNVEELEFTPQGEELRIEVQLAEA, encoded by the coding sequence GTGTCCGAGACCACGCCGAACGTGCCCGACCGCCCCGCGCTGGACGGTCTGGATGCCAAGTGGGCGGACCAGTGGGAGCAGACCGGTGTCTACCGGTTCCGCGCTCCTGGTGAGCGAGCCGCGGTGTTCTCCATCGACACACCGCCGCCGACGGTCAGCGGCTCGCTGCACGTAGGCCACGTCTTCTCCTACACGCACACCGACATCGTCGCCCGGTTCCAGCGGATGCGCGGCAAGCGCGTCTTCTACCCGATGGGGTGGGACGACAACGGCCTGCCCACCGAGCGCCGGGTGCAGAACTACTACGGCGTCCGGTGCGAGCCGTCGCTACCGTACGACCCGGAGTTCGTCGCGCCGGAGCCGATGGTGAAGAAGGGCGAGCGGCCGGTCCAGAACGTCTCGCGCCGCAACTTCATCGAGCTGTGCGAGCTGCTGACCGCCGAGGACGAGAAGGCGTTCGAGGAGACCTGGAAGCGGCTCGGCCTGTCGGTGGACTGGTCGCGCACGTACACCACGATCGGCCGGCACGCCCAGCGCGTCTCGCAGCGCGCGTTCCTGCGGCTGCTCGCGCGCGACGAGGCCTACCAGGCCGAGGCGCCGACCCTGTGGGACGTCGGGTTCCGCACGGCCGTGGCGCAGGCCGAGCTGGAGGACCGCGAGCACGCGGGCGCGTGGCACCGGATCGCGTTCCACAAGGCCGACGGCGAGCCGGTGTACATCGAGACCACCCGGCCGGAGCTGCTGCCCGCGTGCGTCGCGCTGATCGCGCACCCCGACGACGAGCGCTACCGGAACCTGTTCGGCAAGACGGTCACCTCGCCGGTGTTCGGCGTCGAGGTGCCGGTGGTCGCGCACCCGGCCGCCGAGATGGACCGCGGCGCCGGCATCGCGATGTGCTGCACCTTCGGCGACCTGACCGACGTGCAGTGGTGGCGCGAGCTGAAGCTGCCCACCCGCACGATCATCGGCCGCGACGGCCGCATCCTGGCCGACCCGCCCCCCGGGCTGGACAACGAGCCGGGGCGCAAGTCGTATGCCGAGCTGGCCGGCGCGACCGTGCACACCGCGCGCGAGCGCGTGGTCGGGATGCTGCGTGACAGCGGTGATCTCGAGGGCGAGCCGCGCAAGACCGTCCGCCCGGTCAAGTTCTACGAAAAGGGCGACAAGCCGCTGGAGATCGTGTCCAGCAGGCAGTGGTTCATCAAGTCGATCGAGCACCAGGAGCAGATGCTGCGGCGCGGCGCCGAGCTGCAGTGGCACCCGGCGTACATGAAGGCCCGCTACGACGACTGGGTCCGCGGCCTCAACGGCGACTGGCTGGTCAGCCGCCAGCGCTTCTTCGGCGTGCCGTTCCCCGTCTGGTACTCCCTCGACGAGGCGGGCGAGCCGAACTACGACGCGCCGATCGTGCCGGGTGAGGACATCCTGCCGATCGACCCGTCGTCGGACACCCCGCCCGGCTACACCGCCGACCAGCGGGACCGGCCCGGCGGCTTCACCGGCGACCCGGACGTGATGGACACCTGGGCCACCTCCTCGCTCTCGCCGCAGATCGCCTGCGGCTGGGAGGAGGACCCGGAGCTGTTCGCGCAGACGTTCCCGATGGACCTGCGCCCGCAGGCGCACGACATCATCCGCACCTGGCTGTTCGCGACCGTGCTGCGCGCGCAGCTGGAGAACGACTCGCTGCCCTGGTACCACGCGGCGATCTCGGGCTGGATCCTCGACCCGGACCGCAAGAAGATGAGCAAGTCCAAGGGCAACGTCGTCACTCCGGTGGGGCTGCTGGAGCAGTTCAGCCCGGACGCCGTGCGGTACTGGGCCGCCAACGGCCGTCCCGGCACGGACACGGCGTTCGACCAGGGCCAGATGAAGATCGGCCGCCGGCTGGCGACGAAGCTGCTCAACGCGAGCAAGTTCGCGCTGAGCTTCCCGGAGCCCGCCGCGGGCGCGAGCATCACCGAGGCGCTGGACCAGGCGATGCTGGCCGCGCTCGACGACGTGATCCGCCAGGCGACCGAGGCGCTGGAGGGCTTCGAGTACACCACCGCGCTGGAGCGCATCGAGCGGTTCTTCTGGTTCTTCTGCGACGACTACCTCGAGCTGATCAAGCAGCGGGCGTACGACGAGGACGGCGGCGCGGCCACCCAGTCCGCGCGGCTCGCGCTGCGGAAGGCGTTGTCCTCGCTGCAGCGGCTGTTCGCGCCGTTCCTGCCGTACAGCACGGAGGAGGCGTGGTCGTGGTGGCACGACGAGTCGGTGCACACGAGCGAGTGGCCCGTCCCGGCCGGTGCGGTCGACGGCTCGCCCGAGGTGATCACGCTGGCCAGCACCGCGATCAGCGCGATCCGCAAGGCGAAGAGCGATGCGAAGCGCTCGATGCGCTCGCCGGTCGAGAGGGTGCGGATCGCCGGGCCCGCCGGTCAGGTCGAGACGCTGAACTCCATCGGCGGCGACCTCCGGGCGGCGGGCAACGTCGAGGAGCTGGAGTTCACGCCGCAGGGCGAGGAGCTGCGGATCGAGGTCCAGCTCGCGGAGGCCTGA